The genomic DNA CGCTTCGGCGGTGCCCTGGCGGCGGTGGCACTGGTGGCGGTCATCGCGCGCTTCGTCGCTCCGCGGCTGCTCCATCTGCTGGTCGCCGTGCGCAGCCGAGAGCTCTTTATCCTCACTTCGCTCTTGGCCTGCCTGGGCTTGTCGTACTTCACCTATTCGCTGGGCTTCTCCCTCGCTCTGGGCGCCTTTCTCGCCGGCATCCTGATCTCCGAAACCGAGTACAGCCACCAGGTGATCGCCGACGTCGCGCCCTTCCGGGACGTGTTCGCTAGCCTCTTTTTCGTCTCCATCGGCATGCTGGTGGACCTCGATTTCGCCCTCGACAACGGCCCCCTGCTGCTCGCCATGGCGGCCGGCGTGGTGCTCTTGAAGGCGCTCTTTGCCGGGGCGGCGGTGAAGGTGGTGGGCTACCCGGTGCGCATCGCCCTGGTCGGCGGACTCGGGCTGGCGCAGATCGGAGAGTTCTCTTTCGTCCTGATGGACGTCGGCCGGTCGAACGGACTGCTAGCGGGCAACATTTACCAACTCCTCCTCGGCACGGCGGTGCTGACCCTGCTCCTCACTCCGGCCTTCGTCACCTTCGCACCGGGGATCGGCCGCCGGGTGGCGGCTTTGGTGCGGGCGGCGGATCCCGAGTCGGCGGCGGAGCATGCGGGATTGTCATCCCACGTGATCATCGTCGGCTACGGCCTCAACGGCAGTCTGCTGGCCCGGGTGTTGGGCGAAGCGGGCTTGCCATTCGTGGTGATCGAACTCAACAACTCGACCGTTCAACAAGCCCGTCGCGAGGGCGTGCCGATCCTCTTCGGCGACGCCAGCCGGCAGGAGATTCTCGAACACGCCGGCATCGAACGGGCGCAGGCGGTGGTCTTCGCCATGTCGGACCTGCCGGCCATGCGGCGCAGCGTGCGCCTCGCCCGCGGCCTGGCACCGGCGGTCAAGATCATCGTGCGCACCCGCATGGTGCAGGAGATCGATTCGGTGCGCCTAGCCGGAGCCGACGAGGTGGTGGCCGAGGAGTTCGAATCGGCGATCGAAGTGTTCACCCTGGTGCTCCGCCACTTCCACGTGCCGCGCAACATCATCCGCACCCAAACCCGGCTGCTGCGCGGCGAGGATTACCGGATGCTGCGGGTGCCCGGCGCCTCCGAGGGAGTGTCCGAAACGGTGCTCCAGGCACTGGAGGCTGGAACCACCGATCTCTACCGCATGACGCCCGAGAGCCGTGCCCGCGGCGGCACCCTGCGGGACCTCGACCTGCGCAATCGCACCGGGGCGAGCGTCATCGCGGTAGTGCGGGGGGAAGAGTCGTTTCCCAACCCGTCGCCCACCATGGAGCTGGAAGAAGGGGACACGCTGGTATTCGTCGGCAGCCACGAGCAGATCGAGGCGGCCTTCGACCTGATGGAAGCGTACCGCGCCGGCGAGTCCTAGCCTGCCCGCCTTTGGTAGCCTGCGCGCTGATGCCATCGAGAACATGCTTTCTTGCCGCGCTGGCGGTTCTACTCGGCCTTACCGTCGGCGGTTTCAGCGGGCTGCAGGCGAGCGAGGACTGCCGGCCGCTGCGCCTCGGACTGCCCTACGACGCGCGATCCGGCGAAGTCCAGGACGAGGTGCTGGCCATCCTCGCAGAGGCTTGGCGCCCGAACGACCGCTGTCCGCGACGCGTCCAAGTCGCCCTCGGTTCGCCCTACCATCTACTCGATTGGTTTCACCGCAGCTCGCTGGATCTGGCCCTGCTGCAAGATCCGGCCATTGCGCTGCTCCTCAAGGACCACCCGGAGCGGCCGCTGCAGGAAGTCGTGGTGCCGCCAGAACGGGCGACGAGGCTCCATTCCAGCGCTTCGCCGGTGTACTGGCAAGCGACCTCCTCCGCGGCCTCTTCGACA from Acidobacteriota bacterium includes the following:
- a CDS encoding cation:proton antiporter; amino-acid sequence: MHLDEGLLRAVWILAAAVGVVFLSARVRIPPIVGLILTGILIGPSGLGLVEEVEEVEALAEIGVVLLLFIIGLELSLGQLKDMGRAFLFGGLTQALLTTLATAAVAAYGGIPWSEAIFIGWVVSLSSTAVVLKLYGQRREMSTPQGRAVLGILLFQDLLIVPMIVLTPVIAGTEQASPLALLLRFGGALAAVALVAVIARFVAPRLLHLLVAVRSRELFILTSLLACLGLSYFTYSLGFSLALGAFLAGILISETEYSHQVIADVAPFRDVFASLFFVSIGMLVDLDFALDNGPLLLAMAAGVVLLKALFAGAAVKVVGYPVRIALVGGLGLAQIGEFSFVLMDVGRSNGLLAGNIYQLLLGTAVLTLLLTPAFVTFAPGIGRRVAALVRAADPESAAEHAGLSSHVIIVGYGLNGSLLARVLGEAGLPFVVIELNNSTVQQARREGVPILFGDASRQEILEHAGIERAQAVVFAMSDLPAMRRSVRLARGLAPAVKIIVRTRMVQEIDSVRLAGADEVVAEEFESAIEVFTLVLRHFHVPRNIIRTQTRLLRGEDYRMLRVPGASEGVSETVLQALEAGTTDLYRMTPESRARGGTLRDLDLRNRTGASVIAVVRGEESFPNPSPTMELEEGDTLVFVGSHEQIEAAFDLMEAYRAGES